The Poecile atricapillus isolate bPoeAtr1 chromosome 37, bPoeAtr1.hap1, whole genome shotgun sequence genome window below encodes:
- the LOC131591033 gene encoding uncharacterized protein LOC131591033, with protein MDLGRVPLPAHLRVPGGRQVMLLEPGKLRAGGETAWPAPAAADTQKQPSSALGRLPMRPRLARHWERYWEHREGTGSAFPPRLEGPERWRRRLEIAPGVEAQPHHLPGLIQAALEKGEAPEHLQYIDDIIVCGNTAAEVFEKGEKIIQILLEAAFIIKKNKVKRPAHEIHFLGVKWRDGRRQIPTDVINKITAMSPPANNKLTQAFLGAIGFWRMHIPEYSQIMSPLYLVTRKKNDFHWGPEQQQAFA; from the exons ATGGATTTAGGGCGAGTCCCCCTCCCCGCTCACCTGCGGGTTCCGGGGGGGCGTCAGGTGATGCTGCTGGAGCCGGGGAAGCTGCGGGCGGGCGGGGAAACCGCGTg gccGGCCCCGGCAGCTGCCGACACCCAAAAGCAGCcgagctctgccctggggcgTCTCCCAATGCGGCCCCGCCTCGCGCGGCACTGGGAGCGATACTGGGAGCACCGGGAAGGAACTGGGAGCGCTTTCCCTCCCA GGCTGGAGGGGCCGGAGCGATGGCGGCGGCGTCtg GAGattgccccaggggtggaagcacagccccaccatctgcctggactgatccaggctgccctggaaaagggtgaggctccagaacatctgcagtacattgatgacatcattgtgtgtGGAAATACGGCTGCAGaggtctttgagaaaggagagaaaatcatccagattCTCCTGGAAGCTGCTTTCatcatcaagaagaacaaagttaaGAGACCAGCTCATGAAATTCATttcctgggggtaaagtggcgagatggacggcgtcagattcctaccgatgtcatcaacaagatcacagcaatgtctccaccagccaacaatAAGttaacacaagctttcctaggtgctaTAGGTTTTTGGAgaatgcacattcctgagtacagtcagatcatgagccctctttacctggtcacccgcaaaaagaatgatttccactggggtcctgaacaacaacaagcctttgcctag